The genomic DNA TGCTCTATTAAAAATAACAATATCATTCTATTTTAAAAAAGAGCAAACCGAAAGGGATGAAACTCAATGGTTTACTCCGTAAAATACTGACATCAGATCAGGCGATCTTGGCTCCACTCTTGAGACCTCTGACTCTCAATCAGCATGACCAGTTTGAGTCTAGAGTCATAGCGAGATATTGTGAGGAGACCAATTCCCACAAATTATGATAACTGTCAAGCATGGTGCCCTACTGGGGGTAAATCCTGTTCTGCGTTTCTTATCCATTACATACGGTCTAAAAACAATCAGCACCTCCAACACCAGCTTTTTGGTCGGTCTTACGACGACCATACAACGAACCATGTCGCTATAATCCATGAGCATTCATATAGTTCACTGCTGTTCTAAAACGACCAATTTATCTATTACCATCATTATTCAGCTTACCAGTTTTAGACCAACTGCTGAACCGAGTACCATTGCAATGAACAGAATTCTCGCGGTATTACGCGGTTCACCGTAAAAGATCATACCTAATATGGCCCCGCCCGAAGCTCCAATACCGGTCCAGACGGCATAGGCTGTTCCCATTGGTAGTGTTTCCATGGCCAGGTTTAGGAACAAAAAGCTCAATCCAAAGCCTCCAAGCAAGTAGAAAGCGGACAGGAAATTCCGGTCTTTATGGAGTTTATTAATCATGAGAACTCCAATCATCTCAAATACGCCTGCCAAAATTAGAAAGACCCAGTTCATATGTCAGTGCACCTCTTCTCCTTGTTTCTTCTCTTTGCTCTGTATTTTGAGTCCTACAACCCCGAGCAGAAGCAGCCCGATCAGCATCAATTTAGATCCCTGTACCTCAGCACCAAACAACAAAATTTCTGCCAATACAGTGCCGGCCGTTCCCAAACCGACAAACACTGCATATACTGTTCCTACCGGAAGTGTACGGGAAGCCATAATCATGAGTATGAAACTGACAAAAATGGCGACTAAAGTCCCCACCCACTCTAACCATCCACTGGCATGTTTCAAGCCGATAACCCATCCAACTTCAAATAATGCTGCAATTACAACAGATAACCATGTCTTGTTCATTCTGTGCTTCCTCCTTTTTGATAACGCTGCAAATGTAGTATGGATTTAAAGCAGCAAATAAAAAAAGCCTGAGATAATACTGCATACAGCAGTTTTTCTCCCAGGCTTTTATCCCTCCGTGACACAGTACACCGACTGTGAGTTTTCTCTCGGACCAGCCGATATTACATCGCGGAACCCTAGAAAACATTTTTGAATTCAATTATAGTTAACATCATACATATTAGTAAATAAATCACGATATAAAATTAATAAGGACTTGGATATCATCAGGTAGTGCTAAGTAAGCTGTCCCAATATCACATATCCCAATGTATATTTCTTTATGCAACTATGTGCCTTTTGTATCATGATCATTCGGATAATGCTTTGTTTTGGTCATTATGAAATCAATTTGTTCTTCATCACCTATATAAAAAGAGTGTGTTCCAGTTTGAACAAACCCCATTTTCTTATAAAAAGCAATAGCATTTTCATTTTTTTCCATACGCGAGCCAGATTTTGTTTTTATTTTGTTCCATTGCAATTTCCATAGCTTTATTTAGCAGATACTTACCAAGTCCATGCTTTTGAAATTTGTTCTTTATATAGATTCTCTCAATTTCGAGTGACTCATCACCCATATTTTCGGATTGGGCATCATTCATATTTACTTTTAAATATCCAGCAAGTTCTTCATTAAAATAGATGAAAAAGATTTCTGAAGAGACATTGGACAATTCCTCCTCCAACTGTTTAGAGTTAAATGCTCTTTCCAGATAGGCTTTCATATTTTCATGTGAATTCTGATCTTTAAAAGTATCGTTGAATGTTTCAACACTTATTTCTTGGAGTATTTGTAAATCTTCACGGCTGCACTTTATTATTTTTTACAGTCATTTTTTAGGTATCGCTCCTTCATATAAATCAATCAATAATTTCTTTTGTTCCCCTTTTTCACGAATTCCCAGTCATTTCCTATGTTTTCTCTTACTCTTTGAAGAAGATTGAAAATGGTTTCTACTTCTCTTTCCGAAAATCCCTCTAATGCAACGTTATTGGAATAAACATTTTCTCTTTTTATAAAAGGATAAACATTGTTCCCTTTCTCTGTTGGAAAGAGTTTTTTGATTTTTTTGTTATGGTTATCCTCTTTCTTTTCAATAAATCCATTAATTACAAGTTTCTTTATGGCACGAGATGCTGTTGTTCGATCTACTTTTATCATCTCAGCTAACTTTTCTTGAATGATTCCTGGGTTTTCGCATATTCGCACAAGGTACAAATACTGCCCTTTTGTAAGGTCATATTCCTTAAATTCGATATTACTTATAGAATCC from Paenibacillus sp. FSL R10-2782 includes the following:
- a CDS encoding multidrug efflux SMR transporter — protein: MNWVFLILAGVFEMIGVLMINKLHKDRNFLSAFYLLGGFGLSFLFLNLAMETLPMGTAYAVWTGIGASGGAILGMIFYGEPRNTARILFIAMVLGSAVGLKLVS
- a CDS encoding MarR family winged helix-turn-helix transcriptional regulator, translated to MKEVLREIGMIARALDSISNIEFKEYDLTKGQYLYLVRICENPGIIQEKLAEMIKVDRTTASRAIKKLVINGFIEKKEDNHNKKIKKLFPTEKGNNVYPFIKRENVYSNNVALEGFSEREVETIFNLLQRVRENIGNDWEFVKKGNKRNY
- a CDS encoding SMR family transporter; this encodes MNKTWLSVVIAALFEVGWVIGLKHASGWLEWVGTLVAIFVSFILMIMASRTLPVGTVYAVFVGLGTAGTVLAEILLFGAEVQGSKLMLIGLLLLGVVGLKIQSKEKKQGEEVH